Sequence from the Dysidea avara chromosome 5, odDysAvar1.4, whole genome shotgun sequence genome:
AATAGAATGACATCATAGGTGCATGTGGTTAATCATAGTTTAAAGGAAGGGGAAAGACAAATAAGTTTAAAAATAACGGTTTCATCATTAAATTAACACATACAGTAGTCATTAATTAATGTCACAATATCAGTATCAACAGCTCAATGTACAAAGTATAGTTTGTTGTGGCTTCATCCTACCTGTCCATCATCTTGACCTCCATGTCTTTGTACCATCAAGTCACTATATCAGTGATAAGACTACACTACACATCAACAACACCAAGGTGGTAGTGTTTAACACAATATGTGCTGCACTTTTATCAGTCATATTAGTAGGAACTGCGGGAGTATCTGTTGGTTGTGTCGGCTGTTCACTAGTTGGGACTCTCGTGGCTACAAAATAAATGTTACCCATATCAGTTAATATGACATAAGATACACAGTTAGTATACATAGCTAAGTACTGATATATACCAACTGGCATATGTTTGCATACTGCTTACCGGTGATGATGTTTAGTGATATAGTTTCTGACTGAAATGTTGTACCACAATGCAATCTCTGACACTTCATATTGATGTTGGGTATATTGATCACAGCCTCCACAGTGTACCCATTGATATTATGGTGTACAGTATAAGGACAGTCACTCAGTGGTGCTTCTGGTTCGATATGCAATATGGGAACTGGGTTTCCAGTGGTTCTGCATTTCCCTATGTACCTCTCGTTATGAAATGCTTCAGGGAAATCTGTTTCTATTCTTGTTGGTAACACTATATAAGGGACAATCAATGGTAGGTATAGAGATAGAACAGTATGTTTCTACGATTTATTATTTATGTGGTAATTACTCACCTTCTACTGTTAAATTACAAGGAGGACCAACAGTGCCATCATGACACATCTTCCTACACCTGTACAATCCTCCATCACTGAAACTTGTGATGTTTACAGTAGTGTAGTAAGGTCCTCTACTGATCTCCTCAAACTCCCCACCCTGATGGTCAGAGTGATCAACAACATATTCACCATCACATTCATGGTATGGTGGACAAGATATCCTGAATTGGTCACCAAGGCATTTTTGAGTTGGCTGTACCCTCTGACCCTCTAGTTGACATGTGGATGTTGTTGGAGAACATCCAGGACTTCTAGCATATAGGTTGTCAAACAGTAAAAtcaaaagcaaacaaacaaatttccACTTCATCGCTGTAAGGCTTCTATTCTATTCATAACTATGCAGAGTTTTAATTTATATTAACATTAGTTATTACGTATAGGGACAGCCCAAGGGGATTCACTAATATTAGTGAATCCCCTTGGGCTGTCCCGCTGATGTGGTATTACTACATCAGCGGGACAGCCCAAGGAGATTCACTCGAAGATTCACTAATAccacatcagcgttgaaaccgggtcacattttctccgggtcccTGACTCGGATtgtggattggatcacgtgagaaacgaaattgttagtTTGGCGACGTGGAAACTCAGGGTGGAAACTTAACGATAGTCGCGCAGCTCTTTcgttagtctggcgccgcccgccccttcgcataaagtaagggtctggtgaaatacagatactaaatcatttctagcgcccagattcggcgctagccaattagtgcatgccaatgacgttcacacagaaatcgccttggcaacacaatgcttttgttcgaattgaagtgcaatcatctgacgtaacaagcattacgtgagctgtctaattgaattccttttgaaatgattaggtatttgtatttcaccagacccttactttttgcgaaggggcgggcggtgccagactactctttcgtgagccatgcccatttattagtaggtgcagtctgtagcataaAACCgtgtccgttgctgtctgcaagcttacttggagccacgcccactagtCGATTATTGTACGGGTTGtacatagtctagtcttgcagcaggataagtacttttgtgagccacacccactttaacaTATCGAGAAATTGGAATACTAgatatgcacgaagccacacccaattactGTCTGCTAACTCACAGTAGGGCCATACCTACTGGATCCTATGTTGCGCGGGCAAATTCTCAGAAAATTTGGGTATAGGTAGGTcgatttgataatgataataataattagtacaTAAAAGTGTTATTACTGAAATATTTACCATACAAAAAGAGCCACAACTACAAAAAGCATTGCATGAACCATATAGGGTGTTCTGCAGTACCGTAATGTTTTACTGTACAATgaagcataggcggtggagacaggggggccatggcccccccacttttttgggacactgtttacaagaaagatcgagatactctaatagaacagtcgggatctggatactctaatagagcagtcacagtatcagagaagcagtgtagcaaattacttagctatgtatgtgtagttataaataaggagatgtaattggtggagagcagctattgtcagcaaattgtgaccttttttttttgtcttcgacttatagctggcctggccccctcactctttggcctccTCCACCGCCCCTGCAATGAAACAAACCTCTTGAGTACTAAGAACTACTTTGTTTAGAGTATCTTCACCATTAAAGCTCGAAGAGTTTAATCACCAGAGGAATTATCCCAATAGCTGATTTTCACTCGCacacccggattaattaaagccgaggcgtgcaaTATTAGGCActgtttcgggtagtctcgagtgagcgaaactacgttttgagcgttcgatttgtGTTAGTAAatgagtagttatgtgataactatcACTTTACGCTAAAGTATCTACACAGGACGATTGTTTAAAGCTCCAAGATGATTGTCCCGCATTTTACATGGTCTCTTCATTGGCTTGCAGTCCAATAGAATATGTAAAGGAAACTGGTGTTCTCTTATTTGTGATATTAATAGCTTCACTTTTATGAGGGTTAAAGATTTAATTGCCATTAGCTGGGTCACTAAGATCAAAGTATTTGGGGGTTGTGACTGATCAACTCTAAATTGAACTGGACGGACCATTGTCAGAAAATTGTTCAGAAAGCCTCACTATATGCTTAAATAGGCTGCGTCGTGCTATGTATGGCTGCACTGATGCTGCAAAAtcgttggcatacaaggctttAGTGAGACCCTTTCTGGAATATGGCTGCACTGTGTGGTCCCCCATACCACCAAGAATATCAACTTGTTAGAGTCTGTTCAGCGTAGAGCTGCTCGATGGATTAAGAGTAGATATGACTCCACTTTGTACAGGTGGAGTAAGAACAGTGATGACTACTTGAAGGAACTGAAGTGGCCTACGCTGGCATCGCAACAACAATACCAGAGTGTCATTATGGTGCACTCCATTATGCATAAACAAACTCCAATCAATTCCTGTCACCACTTTAATCTTAACACTAACTCTACacgatctcatccactgacttTGCAGACTCGATGTTCTTTCATCTATGCCGCGGCATTCAGATATTCCTTCTACGTGAACACGCCATTTGTTTGGAACTCAATCCCATATGAAATTTGTCCTTACCATCACGCTTATTTAGATCACGGCTCCGATGTTACTTGTTTAACTCATGTCTCTCACTTAGTATTACTTTTTGtatagttgtttttgtttgcttgtagctagtcaatgtttctgtattgctatttgtactgtgtatgtgttttggggaccaccttgtacaggctataagccttttgtgtaccctttcTTTATATAacattgataataataataaataataactaagccggtaagtttataatttaaataaaatcagtcagtgggtttggttccacgtagctaggCCATACCTGGCCTATTGGATTTTATGTTGCATGGGCCCGACCATATAATATAATACCTTACCCGGGCAAAGTATATATTATTTATGGCCCGACCGATTGTCTCCTGAAatgataatcacgtgatataggATCGCATGCATGTGCAAAGATGGTCAATCTCgtgtcagtgggtcatccggggtcagcagtagtgacccggtttcaacactgTACCACATGCTATTTTTAGATATTTAGCATTGCTATAATTGCTATTATTAGATATATTTCATCATCTTGTGATCATAAGTGAGATAATTATGATAATTATGTGTTTTCTTGCCAGGCTGCTTCACTTTATGCTATATGAATAGCTTGCATGGCTTCTCAAGTCCACATTCACCAATAATGATGTTTTATAATCAACTGTCAAAACCCCATGCATCCAGTTACTTTCATCTTTGTGTACCAGTGCCTATACTGATAATCGTTCTGTTCTGTGGTGCTCTTCAAGAACCACTTGTCCAAGGAACATTGTATCAACATATAGGAGCAACACAAATATATAGGTCTCAGTCTGTGTATATGCAGAAGTTTAGAAATAAAACATCCATTACACTCATTTATATAATGATTGCATCAGTGTCATATTAGGCATCATGGAGTATACACTTCCAAACGCTAATAAGTCGATTTGTCATGTTGAGGGCATTTTGAGATGTATATGTGTGAAAAACTGTCAGTGTATGCGCAGGAATATAAATTGGGAGACACACAGTTTTAGAGATTGCACTGTGAGCTTGCATCCAACCATTAcggtgattgattgattgatttatttatttatttattattttatactctCAACTATTGGCACAGTGCCgttcctccttgttggagtgatacaaaaatacaacaacaacaacaacaaactaaGCATACAAAAATATACAAGATAAATACAAGATAaacacaaagcaagacaatagcatacattacaccacccacacatacaagtacacaaataacactgaATTACATCTATACACGGTTATATCTATAGTCCACATAGCTATATTAGCTAGCCACTAACATGATCTGGCATATTTTCAGCCATATCTGTAATGCCACAAAAGCAGACCACAGTCCTTCAGTTTCCCATACATTGCGTATTATTACTGAAGGAATGCAGCAGTTTACTATGTACCACATGCACAGTATATGAATGAAATTTTTACATACATCAGTCTTGGTAGCTAATACTGATGTGTTTTATCGTGTTTCTGATAAGGTTCAGAGGGGAAGGGAATAATATAATAATGTTGCATAACATATGGGTCAGAGTACAACATCACCTAAATAATTGTGTCAGATTGCAAATGTACATAGCTGTAAACCACAATTCACTCACCTTTACCTCTGTGCCATGCGTGGTGAAGAATGGGAACCAACCTTGTATTCATGTAGAAAACATATTCACCAAACATCCATGGCCAGATTAAGTGTATGAAATAACTATTTTAAAACCTCACTGGTAACTCAGCCTATAAACCCAGCAATTTAAATTCTTCACTGCAGACAAGTGTAAAAGAATTATATTTATAGGCAAAGCCACAGACTAGACATGTATATTAACTGTTACACTACCCATCTAGCAGTTGCCTATAAAGCACGCACCACTGACACCATACATGATACATGAGGAACACTTCACATATATATTGTGTGCTTTCCAAGCTTGTAGCCATGCAAGTTAGGTATATTAAAATTGAATGCAGATGTAGATTATACGCATATATCAGGGGAAAGTGATTTACCCTTAACCCAACCTGCCACACGTGCTAACTGGTGTGCTTCAGATGTTGATGAAAGCCCAATTAACCACCCCACATACTATTGGAGTAATTGATAACTTGCCTGTCGCCAGTCTTGCATATGCTTTCAGCAACACATATATATTAATGCACATCTTTCCATAAAAATCTACCATCATTTAGTAACTGTGCTAATTTTTCGTTAAATGGCTTGTAGAATTTGAGAAGCAGATCTCTTGTTGATGGTAGCATTTCAAAAGTCTGATCTTCAGTGCTATGCAAAAAGTTCTGTTCATTGATGTGTTGTACTTTCACAATGTTTGTTAAGAGCTTGTCACTAAGAGGTGATATTTCTAAAAATTTGTAAACTTCTCTCACAACATCAACTGGTTTTTTTTTTAGCTCCTCAGTTTTTACAAATAACATTCTCTCCTTTGGAATTACTTGAAGCCAGATGGATACAAAAATGTATGGATGAACAAGTTGGCGCAGCCTTCCACAACCTGGATCGGATGAATTAATGCGTGTATTGTACACGCACTGCACTGTTGAGTAGTTCTGTGTACAGGTTTTCCACCATTCCAAACTACGTTCCACATATTCATGAAAGGTTTGTGGATCTTTCTTCTTTATAAGTTTACAAAAATACCAAAATGCTGAATACAAGAAATCTATTGGCTCACGTATCATAACAATATACTTAGCTCCTGGCTGTATTGATTCTATAAGTAAAGGTGTTTCACAAGCAAGACGATCACTGTCATGGTTCACATAAATGGGCCTTTTCCATATAGTGGTGGTGCTTCCTTCACCAGTAATCATTTTTCTTGGAAGCCTTGTAATCTTTTGTGCAGCATCATCAAAACATTTAAGATAATATAGTACTGAGGCAACATCTTTGTTTTTTTCACCTAATATATGGTAGTTTCCCCACCAGTGAGGCTCCTTTGTACAAGAAGGAATATATTCTGGATGTTTCTGAATGTAATGCATTAGTGCAGTTGTGCCACATTTGGGAAATCCAACAAGGTAGAAATATGGTAAACACTGTAAACTTTTGACTGGCTTACTGTCTGTTCTGGTAAAATGACTTAACAATTTCAAGTCACTACTCAAAGGAATATCACGTCGATTATAATAGTGCAAATATTGAAAGTTACTGGGGAAAGTGTAGTTGACATACCAACAAGGGTTTTTAAAATCTGTTAAAAACTGCTCTGAAGGTGGAATAAACAGGCGTAAAGCATCATATCGATAGGCATAGCTTTCAAGCGCCATCACATTCAATCTGTTACATCTGACAAGATCTTCTGCAAACCCTGGAGTGAGGTCTACACTGTTATTTACTGTAGTACTCTTAGAAAAACTCAATTTAAGAACTTCATCATGAGGAACCACTTCTGGCTGCTTGGTTACTAAATTGGAACAGCTAGCAGTGTTAACAGCACAAgaattgtacagtacataagaCAAAAGTGCCATGGTCACAAAGAATGCAATGCATATCATCTGACAGTTCTTCTTCAGTTTCATTGTGACTGCTTAATTTTTAATAGAACACTCAGAAGTTATAGTGACCTGGAAAGGTAAGATCAAAAATATTGCAACAATAAAATATTACAGCAtcgtaatgctgtataatgctATCCGCACCTAGTGATGTACTGATAAAAAATCAAAACTATTTGACATCAAAATAGTGACCTTTCAGTTTTACAGCTAGCTTCTAGGGAAAAAAAACtattacaataacaatatttCAATAATAATGCCCTAAAGACATGCCATATAACTTATTCTATAACAAAAATGTGATTAATTATTTAAACTCACAGTACTCGGCAAAGCCGTTCTTCCGTACTGGAGTACACAAGACACAACACATACATAGCAACACCATATAGAaaactacacacaacactaaaaactattacaactataataattatcaggATAAGTCAAGGATCAAAGTACCAAAGTGTGATTTATTCTCAAAGAAGTAGAAGATATTTTATTATATAATACAGGTTCTCAATACAAAAATATAATATGAGGATGTAGTTAAGACATGAGGGGTCTATGTTATGTAGTCATCATTCCAGTCTCTGCTGCATGCATATTCACATTAAAATGTGCCTTAGTGACATGCATATACAAAGGAGAATAAAACACAGTGTAGTGACTCCATCTCTTACAACACACCAAGGTTATTCCCCAACAGTTTGAATGAAGCCATAGCATGTGATATCAGTTTGTAAGAGTTAAATAAGTAATCTGAGGAATCACAGGTGTATGTGAGTGACAGTGAATGTAAACAAGCAAAGTGTGCATGGCTGTCTGTTGCTACAAAGCAAATGCGTATCAGGGCACTTTACATGTTTTTGATCTGCTACTGTTATTAAATTTGGTCATCTCGTAATCTCAATTTTAAAACTTATATATTTAATTGGAGTAATCTAACTTGCTTTAAATAAAAAACAGTGATAATATTACCTTAGAACTAAAATTAGAAAAATTTCCTGGGTAGAGGCATCCTCCCAGAACCCCAGAAAAGCATCCTTCATCGCTAAAATTACCTGCTTTACACAAACTTTCTGATCTTTAACTATATTTACCAATAAGTTGCCTTATGGTAAAACTCTGGGTGTGGTAAGGTCAAGGGTGGctcattattattaattttacccTTGCATGCATGAACCTGGCTATGTATGTTGACCgttgtattaaagtatctcactGACTAGAAAATGAAGAGGGATTTAGCTTCCCTTATGTTGACTAAACACAAGTACATACTTCGGTATGATATAAAATAaaactgttctattggagtggtTGACCACTCTATTAGAAGAGTATCACAAGCTTTTGTTTGAGCTTTGGCTTGTTATGAGCTTTGGCCAAGCATCCTCTGTCCCCTCCCTTCACATCCCCTTTCTAATTTCCATCATGTATAGTAGGATATAGTTCATCCCCCCTAAGATAATTCCACGACATGAGTGCAAAGTGAAGGTTTAATTTCTTTGACCCTAAGTGTGTTGGTATTCACTGTAATGTACAATAAAATCATGCACAAGGAGCTAATTGCATACCTGTGTGTCTTGCTGTGAGCGTAAACATGTGTTGTATGTAGTAAGCAAGGTGTCTTCACTTTCCAGGGGCAGAGAACAGTACTCTCCTCTAAAGTGGAGTGGCTGTCATTTAAAAGTGTTTAATTGTACCCTAGTTTGCAAAGCACACTGGCATACAAGGCATGCCATGAGGGTCTAGCTGTATAGGGGCATTCCCCACAGAAAAAAAATGAATATTTGggattgaatctgagagaatTCTCATGTGACACTTGTTGTTACTGAtaaattaagtagctatacTTACAGTATTAAATTATAACTGTTTCATTATGGTGGTTGACTGAACATTTGCAAATCTATATTTTTAATAGCCTGAATAtatttgaccagtttctggagcCACCCTTGATATGATGGAATCCAAGACAATTCATATGCAGAGTTGTAATTGAACATGATATCCATGAAATCTTTACATCATCAGGACTCTCATGGATGATTCATAGTCGCATCTTTCAAACACATGTGGTGGCACATGGAAAAGATGATACACACCAaagcagccaaactgtgaaaaaaggtgtaaCATTCAAAAAGCCAGGAttttaaaatgtgaaaatcaaaggtggcagccaagaaatagttgCATTGGTGTTAATTAACAATGAACAGCAAGCCCTGACTCACTATGTCATCGAAGGGGTTAGTCTATTCTATTCTGCTTTCTTTCCACttattttctttccagcaattttTAGTTTTATCTGTTATGCTCCATATCTTGCATAAGAATTATCTATTTTGCTTAGTATTAAACCTTGTTAATTGACCATCTataagtgcaaagctacagtttcaccttaaagtgactgttctattagagtatatacctgactgttctattagggtatctcaattgCCACTTGCTCTGTATTTTATcacgtgtgactgttttatttagAGTATCTAATTCTTTATGTAAtgtttatgtccacttcacagaAATTACACGTATTATGCTAGTACTTTGCTCATTGCTTATTCAGTTACCCATCCataatgccaaaaattttgccagcaaaatcaACGTGTCCCTAGTCACTGACAGGCACATCATTAATCAAAAAGATTTAAACTAGAACTTgtatttataaggtagaaattaagacAGGTAGACAACTACTGTAAACAACCAATTATAACAACTGTGACccaacatttttttaaattaaaataatgAATTCTTAAATTTCTGTTCTCTTTTATATAGGTTATCAACCATCAAAAAGGATTTTACAGCATATACTAGGCCAAGTGTTTCCTGTTGCAAGTTTGTGTTATAACACGTTGGTGAGTCGCTACATTTCAGTATAGGGGAAGGTGACAAAATTCCCAAAAAGGACAAGACCAACAATATATCAGTGCTGTAAACAATGGGAACACACAGCCTCAGGTTTTGTAGATCGTTACAATTGTGATGAGATCTGAAACATAAGCTGGACTGGTTGCTACACAGTTCTCCA
This genomic interval carries:
- the LOC136255380 gene encoding uncharacterized protein, which produces MKWKFVCLLLILLFDNLYARSPGCSPTTSTCQLEGQRVQPTQKCLGDQFRISCPPYHECDGEYVVDHSDHQGGEFEEISRGPYYTTVNITSFSDGGLYRCRKMCHDGTVGPPCNLTVEVLPTRIETDFPEAFHNERYIGKCRTTGNPVPILHIEPEAPLSDCPYTVHHNINGYTVEAVINIPNINMKCQRLHCGTTFQSETISLNIITATRVPTSEQPTQPTDTPAVPTNMTDKSAAHIVLNTTTLVLLMCSVVLSLI
- the LOC136255363 gene encoding carbohydrate sulfotransferase 15-like, which encodes MKLKKNCQMICIAFFVTMALLSYVLYNSCAVNTASCSNLVTKQPEVVPHDEVLKLSFSKSTTVNNSVDLTPGFAEDLVRCNRLNVMALESYAYRYDALRLFIPPSEQFLTDFKNPCWYVNYTFPSNFQYLHYYNRRDIPLSSDLKLLSHFTRTDSKPVKSLQCLPYFYLVGFPKCGTTALMHYIQKHPEYIPSCTKEPHWWGNYHILGEKNKDVASVLYYLKCFDDAAQKITRLPRKMITGEGSTTTIWKRPIYVNHDSDRLACETPLLIESIQPGAKYIVMIREPIDFLYSAFWYFCKLIKKKDPQTFHEYVERSLEWWKTCTQNYSTVQCVYNTRINSSDPGCGRLRQLVHPYIFVSIWLQVIPKERMLFVKTEELKKKPVDVVREVYKFLEISPLSDKLLTNIVKVQHINEQNFLHSTEDQTFEMLPSTRDLLLKFYKPFNEKLAQLLNDGRFLWKDVH